CGAGGAATTTCCACACACTCCTCTTCCGTTACGCCGCCGTATTTTACAGCTTTTGCAGCCTCAGTATTATTGAGGCGGCGAGCCATTTCGAGGTCATCAGAGTTGGAAGCTACATTGATACCCATATCGTGCAAAATAGCTCCGTTGTGCGGAATGGCTTCGACAACCTCCATTTTATAAGCCCGCAGTCGGCAAAAGAAGAAGCATTCGCTCCGTGTGCTTTCATTTATCAACCACTTTATATCCTTCCAAAATATGCGTAAAAGTGACCAGGTGTAAAATCAAAATGCTCCCCATACTTTCATTAGCATATTAATTTCGCCTGTACATAAGCTATGGCAAGTAATGAAGCGTTTTTCTGTAAAATTTCGCTCAAAGTTTCTAATTCCAAGTCTTTGCGAAGAGAAAGTTGGGTTGTTTTCTGTTTTTGCTCATAAGCGCGGGCGCCGCTGAAATAATCCATAAAAACCTGCTCCACCTTATCCTTGGGTTTGCAGAAAACGCTCCACCTGTCCCCCTCCTTTAGTGCTTTGTTTCACATTTTCGCCCAAAGCAAATTTAATAAAAGGAGCAGCCCTTCAAATTTCATCTGTTCGGGTGCGTAGCTAGCACGCAATTTATCAACGCCGACTGCCCGCCGATAGGGTTAGAAGAGCCATCCAGCAGGATTGTGCCGCCGTTCACCACCCGCCAATTGGCGGTAAATGTTGATAATAAATCCATTAATAACATCACCGATGCGCACTTCGGCAGATAGTGCCTGCGTGCTTTCGTTTACGCCGCGATGTGTGGCAATATGTGAATGTTCGTCAATAATACCTGCCGTAAGGTGCTTGCCCGGTGGCATCTATTATCCCCGTACCGCCCCGGAACTGCCAATTCTTTATCAACAATACCTTTACAAATCCACATCAGTATACTAGCAAATACCTCCATATCATTTGTGCAGACAATTAAGGTTTCACTACCTGAATTAAATAAAAATAGACACAATACAAGAAGCCACCATGAACACATTGGGTTGTCGAAGGCTTTTGGTTGAGTACGCGAGCGACCCTTTTTAGATCAAGGGTTTTATATTACTTAGTCGACTCAAACAATTCGCCCTGAAGATAAGTATTCCACAATCCCCTCCACAAGCGTAATACGAGTCTTTGTGTTATTTTATTGAAACAAAGTTGTATTTCCTGTGCTTGCGGGAAAGGCAATATTTACATCGGTTCGTTAGTATCGTTGGATAAAATATAGGCTTTAGTGGCTGCTTTTTCCGGTATTAGAAGGAATGCACTTCGTCCACACGGCGGTCGTGGTTCATGGTGAGATGATACACGCCGTCTTTATTTGTGTTTTCTTTGTTGCTGATGATGAATCGGTCGCCCTGTATCCAGTTTTCAAGAATTTCTCCTTTGGTAAAAATATCCGTATCGGCGACAAAGAAGTTAGCAATTTTACCTTTTTCCAAAGTGCCTAATTGTTCGCTCATACCCAAAAGCGCGGCGGGTGTGGCGGTGAGTGCCTGTAAAGCAGCTTGCGGCGACAATCCTTTTTGACGGCAAGGCGCAAATTTTTCCAAAATTCCTCTTTATCCTTCAAACCATCGGTGCTGAGCAAAAGTAATTCCCGCAGCTGCCACTTTAGCCCGGATTATAAGGTGCTAATTCCCCGGTGTGTCATTTGTTTAAATTCCACCAAATTAGCATCTAAGGGGCTTCTACATATCATAAGGTTTCGAAAATAAAGGGGGAGGTATCAGACTCGCTCCCGTTGGCTTGATGGCATCCATATTTTGATATCTTTCATTGCCGCCGCCTTTAATAATATAAGGCACTCCAAACTCATCGCCGATTTGTCGGCACGCAAAATATGATACTTGTGGTTGGCATCAAAAATTTGTGGCAACGCCATATTCTGATTAAAATAATCCAAAGAAATATTGGCTTCGCGGTGTGGCACTGCGATACCACTGGGCATCGTAATAGGTTTGGCGCAAAAGTGCAATAGCTCCTAACAGCGATGAAGGGTAATTTTGCGAAGAAGTACCTTTGCTGAATGAATAAAAAGCGGCGGCTCGCTCGCGCAAGATGTTGAAATTTTCCCTGGTATCGTTAGGGGCGTTACCAATACACCCGTACCGCGCACAACGCCATCTTGCAAATGAGACAATACCGCACCAAATCCCGTTTTTCGCCATTGTTCGGCGGCTTTGGGGTCATTTTTAAACAACAAATACGCCTGTGTTTCGGGGTGAATGGTTTCGTTCCAATGATAAGCTCCGGCTTTTTTAGACAAAAACTGCGGCTTAAAACTATCATCATCATCTTCGTATTCGGGTTGCTCTCCTTTGGGTTGCACCACTCCATAATTACCTATCAGTTCAATAAAAGAAGGATAAATAATTTTTCCGGTGCAGTTTATTTCTACATAACCTTTCGGCACTGTGCCGTCAATCGCAATACTTTCTACTTTTCCGTTTTTTACCAATAAAGTTGCATTGTTCAATATTTGAGCAGTGAGGTAAATTTTGTCGTTGAGCGCAAAGCGCTGTTGTATATCGGGTATCTTGTACGCCATTATAAGGAAAAGTAGTGCCGTCACCCGACTGCTGCGCACGAACACTCATATTTAGCAATATGATTATCAAGCAATAACGAAACCAAGAAAAAAACTGCATATTTAAAAAAAGGATATTGTTTTTTGCCGTGAAACAAAGAAAGTTGAAATAAAAACAAAGGTAATTTTTTTTGCAATTTCACTGCAAAGAAAGGAAGCAAAGTATTGTTTTTACATAATGATTTCATTTTTCAATAAAAAATTGCCACTTATCCCCAAGTGCCTCGTTGCAAAGCACCGATAATAATTTGGATATGTTGATAAAGTGTGGGAAAAACTCCAAAATGCGTTTGCAGTACGCGCCAGCGTTCCGTCCATGAGCGAAAACGGTTTTTTGTAGAAAAGCCACCTTCTAAATAATAGCACATATAATCGGGCAGTTCGTAAATGCTTTGTACTTTTTTTAAGGTATTGATGCACCAATCCAAATCGGCACTCACCCGCAAGTCGCTCCGAAAATCGGTGGCAAAGTACGCCGCACCAACATCGCCTGATGACATAGCACCATACCGTTGATAAAACTGCGCCACGATAATTCGTGTGCCGGCGGCGGCGTTTTATACCAAGGGCGCACTGTACCGTCGGGGCGGCGCATTAAAGTTTTCCCATAAATAAAATCAGCACCTGCGCCGCCACTCAAAGCACGTTCCAAT
Above is a genomic segment from Sphingobacteriales bacterium containing:
- a CDS encoding amidohydrolase family protein, translating into MEKFAPCRQKGLSPQAALQALTATPAALLGMSEQLGTLEKGKIANFFVADTDIFTKGEILENWIQGDRFIISNKENTNKDGVYHLTMNHDRRVDEVHSF